The Flavobacterium sp. M31R6 nucleotide sequence ATGAAAATTTTGGTTTTACTGAAATTCCTGTAGAAGAAGGTGTTTACGAAAGAGCCGATATCAAAATGGAGAAAATATTATCTTAATTCTGTTGTTTTTTGATAATTTAATTAGATGCTAGAGCAAACTCATAAGCAAAAAAACTGACCGCAGATTCGCTGATTTATTTTTTTAAAAAAAATAGAATTTTCTTATTTTATAAAAACTAATTTGCGCTAATTTTGCTGAAAGCGGTTAATTCATAATGAATTTTACATTAGAATCTGCGAATCTGCGGTAAAAAACTCATATGCTTGCCCTGAATTAGGTACTACTAAAAGATAATACTTTGAATCTTTTTTGTAAATTGTACCACTAATTTCATGCCATCAATGTCTATAAGTCCATTCACAAAAGAACAATTACTGCCTCAGGAAGAAAAACTAGAAATAGCTAGACATAAAAGCCAACTTTTTATAGGAATTCCAAAAGAGACCAGTTATCAAGAAAGACGCATTTGCCTTACACCTGATGCCGTGAATTCCCTTACCTATCAAGGACATAGAGTAATGATTGAAGCTGGAGCTGGTGTAAGTTCCAGTTACACTGACAAAGAATATAGCGAAGCCGGTGCCGAAATTACCCAAGACACAAAAAAAGTTTTTGGTTGCCCAATGCTTTTAAAAGTAGAGCCGCCAACAGTCGCCGAAATCGAAATGATGAATCCAAAAACAATTGTTTTATCTGCGATTCAATTAAAAACCAGAAAAAAATCATACTTCGAAGCTTTATCCCGAAAAAAAATAACAGCACTTGCTTTTGAATACCTAAAAGATACTGATGGCTCCTACCCTGCCGTAAAATCATTGAGCGAGATTGCAGGAACTGCTTCCATACTGATCGCTGCCGAATTAATGATTACCAATGAATTCGGAAAAGGGTTATTATTCGGAAACATTACTGGAGTTGCCCCAACCGAAGTGGTAATACTTGGAGCTGGTACAGCCGGAGAATTTGCCGCCAGAACTGCTATCGGACTTGGAGCGAGCGTTAAAGTTTTTGACAATTCGATAACCAAACTTCGTCGTTTACAAAACAACTTAAATCAACGCATTTTCACATCTACCATTCAGCAAAAAGCATTACTCAAAGCTTTAAGACGCTGTGATGTAGCTATTGGTGCTATGCGAGGTGCAGAACGATGCCCGGTTGTAGTGAGTGAAACCATGGTCGAACACATGAAAAAAGGCGCCGTAATCGTTGATATCAGTATTGACACGGGAGGTTGTTTCGAGACATCCGAAGTTACAACCCACGAAAAACCTACTTTTATAAAGAATAATGTTTTGCACTATTGTGTGCCTAATATTCCTTCCCGTTACTCTAAAACAGCTTCGCTTTCCATAAGCAACATTATCACTCCCTATTTATTGCAAATTGCAGAAGATGGTGGTATCGAAAGCGCTATACGCTGTAATGCAGGCCTAAAAAACGGTATTTATTTGTATCACGGAATACTAACCAACAAAGCCATTGGCGATTGGTTTGATTTACCTGATAACGATATTAATTTAATTGTTTTTTAACTAAACTTTCCCATACCTTTGCGCAAAAATTAAAATATGAAATGAGCATACATTTCAATAGGTTGTTAACACCAATAGTAACTATGCGAATTACATATTACCAATAAAAAACAATAAATATTAAATATGAATTTCATACAACGTTTTGCTTACTATCTAGTAGGTTTGATAATGGGTTTATTTGTAGTTGCAGCAATATTCAGCGGAAAAGATACTCGTTGTAATTATTTCCCAAATGCCAGAGTTTTGAAGGATTTAAGCAGTAAACCTTTTTTCTATTCTGATAAAGCTTCCCTTATTTTATCCCAAAAATGGATTGACACTACCGA carries:
- a CDS encoding alanine dehydrogenase: MSISPFTKEQLLPQEEKLEIARHKSQLFIGIPKETSYQERRICLTPDAVNSLTYQGHRVMIEAGAGVSSSYTDKEYSEAGAEITQDTKKVFGCPMLLKVEPPTVAEIEMMNPKTIVLSAIQLKTRKKSYFEALSRKKITALAFEYLKDTDGSYPAVKSLSEIAGTASILIAAELMITNEFGKGLLFGNITGVAPTEVVILGAGTAGEFAARTAIGLGASVKVFDNSITKLRRLQNNLNQRIFTSTIQQKALLKALRRCDVAIGAMRGAERCPVVVSETMVEHMKKGAVIVDISIDTGGCFETSEVTTHEKPTFIKNNVLHYCVPNIPSRYSKTASLSISNIITPYLLQIAEDGGIESAIRCNAGLKNGIYLYHGILTNKAIGDWFDLPDNDINLIVF
- a CDS encoding DUF4258 domain-containing protein → MNFIQRFAYYLVGLIMGLFVVAAIFSGKDTRCNYFPNARVLKDLSSKPFFYSDKASLILSQKWIDTTDIKNTLKLGDVDFDQSNVPYKKGKLYVIEGRTRKNQEIIIKVINYENKAVLEDINKK